A genome region from Fusarium musae strain F31 chromosome 5, whole genome shotgun sequence includes the following:
- a CDS encoding hypothetical protein (EggNog:ENOG41) has translation MHHSLRAIAAAAAALPAIAVASVIQQPIDSFDHTQGYQFDPLLHLPGISPYFDAVGFGLSHAAPEGCTVTAASYLIRHAAIYANDAEYDDYIKPFLYKLEKHRGDFSGPLEFLNKWYSPIEENHLEDVTPSGKVDAKKVGHHLAKRYRHLASSVKRVIADTKDRTYDTAKAFLQAFPEDGNIEITRFDKKELNNGTRALLPHKACSKFSKSPGTEQQQKFVKNYASGVAKRLRPYTPDDYELDPFDVFALQSICGYESAIRGKKSPICGLFSDAEWLSYEYAWDMKYAHMVGPFNPLSNYLGFPWLHSQSKLFTKIDENSELIGDESSGWPKEQRLFFYFTHREVPPFVATALGIFNSSSREGYDEFPTTHVNHVRAWKMSDLIPFLGHVGMEKMTCERPVAKDGTAEKEEFIRFIANTAPRPLPLCQNGPGANCPFKEFKKIVSAGMEKYGDFDGVCENKQEKDDEL, from the coding sequence ATGCATCACAGTCTGCGTGCTATTgcggctgcagctgcagctttgCCTGCAATTGCTGTCGCGTCTGTCATCCAGCAGCCGATTGACAGCTTTGATCACACTCAAGGCTATCAATTcgatcctcttctccatctcccaGGAATATCGCCGTATTTCGATGCCGTAGGCTTTGGATTGTCGCACGCTGCACCTGAAGGATGCACCGTTACAGCTGCGTCGTATCTCATCCGACACGCTGCGATTTACGCCAACGACGCCGAGTATGACGACTATATCAAGCCGTTCCTGTacaagctcgagaagcatcGCGGTGACTTCTCAGGACCTCTTGAATTTCTGAACAAATGGTATTCACCAATTGAAGAGAATCACCTCGAAGATGTCACGCCCTCGGGCAAGGTCGACGCGAAGAAAGTCGGTCACCACCTAGCGAAGCGCTACCGACACCTAGCGTCATCAGTAAAGCGTGTCATCGCCGATACGAAAGACAGAACCTACGACACAGCCAAGGCATTTCTCCAAGCGTTCCCCGAAGATGGAAATATCGAAATTACGCGCTTTGATAAGAAGGAATTGAACAACGGCACGCGCGCTCTTCTCCCTCACAAGGCCTGCTCCAAATTCTCCAAATCGCCTGGTAcggaacagcagcagaaatTTGTCAAGAACTACGCAAGTGGCGTCGCGAAACGTTTACGCCCGTATACACCCGACGATTACGAACTCGATCCATTCGATGTTTTCGCACTTCAATCGATTTGTGGCTACGAATCTGCAATTAGGGGAAAGAAATCTCCAATTTGCGGATTGTTTTCTGATGCGGAGTGGCTCTCTTATGAATACGCTTGGGATATGAAATATGCTCACATGGTCGGGCCTTTCAATCCCCTGTCAAATTACCTCGGTTTTCCATGGTTGCACTCACAGTCTAAGCTTTTCACCAAAATCGATGAAAACTCCGAGTTGATCGGTGATGAATCATCGGGATGGCCCAAGGAGCAACGGCTATTTTTCTACTTCACTCATCGCGAAGTCCCTCCATTCGTCGCTACAGCTCTAGGAATCTTCAACTCATCTTCCCGTGAAGGGTACGACGAATTCCCTACTACACACGTCAACCACGTTCGAGCTTGGAAAATGTCTGACCTTATTCCTTTCCTGGGCCACGTTGGCATGGAGAAGATGACGTGCGAGCGACCAGTTGCTAAAGATGGCAcggctgagaaggaagagtttATTAGATTCATTGCAAACACTGCGCCTAGACCTTTGCCTCTATGCCAGAATGGTCCCGGCGCAAATTGTCCATTCAAGGAGTTTAAGAAGATTGTTAGCGCAGGCATGGAGAAATATGGGGACTTTGATGGCGTTTGTGAGAATAAAcaagagaaggatgatgagtTGTAA
- a CDS encoding hypothetical protein (EggNog:ENOG41), which yields MSLSALLNYLANAFHFITCGIFLEPSPNPKTMSQKPKHIVTVGGSFASVRTAHKFLQGVRNKNAGPYKVTMISRDSHFFWNLATPRAIIPGTIPDDSLFQAIAPGFAKYGDKFELIVGTATGIDIGNKQVKVSKAGQETFISYDYLLVGTGSSTKAESPFKSRGSTDATKDYLHTYQKRVGEAHSIIVAGAGPTGVEVAGELADYYGNKKEITLINAGPSILDNRPDSVSKSAHSQLEKLGVTIRLSTKVNESITLPNGKQKVTFSDGKTAVTDLVIPTFGVVPNSSFIPPELLDAHGYIKVNQYLAIEGREDIFAIGDVSNLEAPQFWFVNTQAGHLAKNLVQIMLGKPMIPYKASTTAMGGIQIGKSGVGHYGNWRIPGFMVHAIRKTLFVEQLPKMIDNGN from the exons ATGTCTCTTAGTGCCCTTCTCAATTACTTGGCCAACGCCTTTCACTTTATCACCTGCGGCATCTTTCTTGAGCCGTCACCGAACCCAAAGACCATGTCTCAAAAACCAAAACACATTGTCACAGTTGGCGGCTCTTTCGCTTCTGTCAGAACAGCTCACAAGTTCCTCCAAGGGGTGCGTAACAAAAATGCAGGGCCTTACAAGGTGACAATGATCTCTCGCGATTCTCACTTCTTCTGGAATCTTGCCACGCCCCGCGCCATCATCCCTGGAACTATCCCCGATGACAGCCTCTTTCAAGCTATTGCACCTGGGTTTGCAAAATATGGCGACAAGTTTGAGCTGATTGTTGGTACGGCTACGGGTATTGATATTGGCAACAAACAGGTAAAGGTTTCTAAAGCAGGGCAGGAGACTTTTATTAGCTATGATTATCTCCTCGTTGGTACTGGATCTTCGACCAAAGCTGAGTCCCCTTTCAAGTCCAGGGGATCAACTGATGCAACGAAGGACTATCTTCATACGTATCAGAAGCGTGTTGGAGAAGCCCATTCCATTATCGTTGCTGGTGCAGGGCCGACTGGTGTAGAGGTTGCAGGCGAGTTGGCGGACTACTATGGCAACAAGAAGGAAATTACCCTG ATCAATGCTGGTCCAAGCATCCTCGATAATCGCCCTGATAGCGTGTCCAAGTCAGCACATAGTCaactcgagaagcttggcgTCACGATCAGACTCAGCACCAAAGTCAATGAGTCCATTACTCTCCCCAATGGCAAGCAAAAAGTCACTTTCTCCGATGGAAAGACGGCTGTCACAGACCTCGTCATTCCAACATTCGGAGTAGTTCCCAACTCATCCTTCATCCCTcctgagcttcttgacgcGCACGGCTATATCAAGGTCAATCAATATCTCGCCATCGAAGGCCGAGAGGATATTTTTGCAATTGGCGACGTGTCTAATCTCGAAGCACCGCAGTTCTGGTTCGTGAATACGCAAGCTGGCCATTTGGCCAAGAATTTGGTGCAGATAATGCTTGGAAAACCTATGATTCCATACAAGGCTTCGACAACTG CCATGGGAGGAATTCAGATCGGCAAGTCTGGCGTAGGCCATTATGGAAATTGGCGCATCCCAGGTTTTATGGTTCATGCGATTCGAAAGACGTTGTTTGTTGAGCAACTGCCCAAGATGATAGACAATGGCAATTGA
- a CDS encoding hypothetical protein (EggNog:ENOG41), with protein sequence MRLHDSQLGDAYQDSKKEDVRTRLGGENWEGPKERGPYLKYVENLSKRWPQLELLHDFMEIGTVPTRWCIFPGEEKEKNEQRRYTYHTAIGHNGQAEQNPANHLRTTQDLRRAIKKAETPEVGVKFSLFVVEDLSRDVIETLGSELAIDPRFFRAHITDYVWNNIRDRWREPSILQVDAKRQRWFQLRLIRSRYFENQRQLTEAKNQVNEFNVMRRLDADKNQIFWDKDPDPTIWERLVGESSQDKDRVDARVDAKVGHMRSRATFWLNPESTIGVLLLEPTPEAGYPLWRGYPNWDEVPPFGTNDAPTNAVPDFQIPPSLRSKDARNPMSWFEDYIFWAQRTTNFAKLTDSANQQLSIPIQCLLHLVCGEWLTFADYLNARLNQIDWGIVNPSFFPESGGTDHQKQSLRKLHFWRRWVPQARDMLQATMSQVMDDEERGFAESFKLYKDDLEIVKKRLEDYETRIDRLSTVVNSTISLTDASNTSKLTILASFFIPPSLVAALLSMNMDPLIGLGDSLKWWAVASVVAVTILFTIGYLLKTRKAESLKKNLSITKMVSKLEGRWRSKAKPSPTTNGAVC encoded by the exons ATGCGGTTACACGACTCACAGCTTGGAGACGCATACCAGGATAGTAAGAAGGAGGATGTTAGAACTCGCCTTGGGGGTGAAAATTGGGAGGG GCCTAAGGAGCGAGGGCCCTATTTGAAGTACGTCGAGAATCTATCAAAGAGATGGCCTCAGCTCGAGCTACTACATGATTTCATGGAAATTGGCACTGTGCCTACGCGCTGGTGCATCTTCCCTGGagaggaaaaagagaagaatgagcaACGACGCTATACATATCATACTGCCATTGGCC ATAATGGACAGGCAGAACAGAACCCAGCCAATCACCTTCGTACGactcaagatcttcgaaGGGCCATTAAAAAGGCGGAAACCCCCGAAGTAGGAGTCAAGTTCAGCTTATTCGTCGTCGAGGATCTTTCACGAGACGTGATCGAAACCCTTGGATCTGAGCTAGCTATCGATCCACGATTCTTTCGCGCTCATATTACCGACTATGTCTGGAACAACATCCGCGATCGATGGCGTGAGCCGTCAATACTCCAGGTTGATGCAAAAAGACAGAGGTGGTTCCAGCTTCGCCTGATCCGTTCTCGATACTTTGAGAATCAAAGACAGTTGACGGAAGCAAAAAACCAAGTCAACGAGTTCAATGTAATGCGACGCCTTGACGCGGATAAGAACCAAATCTTCTGGGATAAGGATCCAGATCCCACTATATGGGAAAGGCTTGTAGGTGAATCTTCTCAAGACAAGGACCGAGTGGATGCAAGAGTTGATGCAAAGGTTGGACATATGCGCAGTCGTGCTACGTTCTGGTTAAACCCGGAATCGACTATCG GTGTTCTTTTACTTGAACCAACGCCCGAAGCTGGGTATCCTCTTTGGCGGGGATATCCCAACTGGGACGAAGTGCCGCCGTTCGGTACCAACGATGCCCCTACAAACGCAGTGCCCGACTTTCAGATACCGCCATCTCTGCGATCCAAGGATGCTAGAAACCCAATGAGCTGGTTTGAAGACTACATTTTTTGGGCCCAGAGAACCACCAACTTCGCGAAGCTCACAGACAGTGCAAATCAACAGCTTTCCATTCCAATCCAGTGCTTGTTGCATTTAGTATGTGGCGAGTGGCTGACGTTCGCCGACTATCTCAACGCCCGTCTCAACCAAATTGACTGGGGAATCGTAAACCCATCATTCTTCCCCGAGTCTGGAGGTACAGATCATCAGAAACAGAGTCTTAGGAAGCTTCATTTCTGGCGACGATGGGTACCCCAAGCACGGGATATGCTTCAAGCAACCATGAGCCAAgtcatggatgatgaagaaagggGATTTGCCGAGTCTTTCAAGCTCTACAAAGATGATTTGGAAATCGTCAAGAAACGCCTGGAGGACTACGAAACACGGATTGACCGTCTCAGCACGGTCGTCAACTCGACTATCAGCCTGACTGATGCAAGCAACACGTCCAAACTCACCATACTGGCATCGTTTTTCATCCCGCCGAGCTTAGTGGCTGCACTGTTGTCAATGAACATGGATCCACTGATTGGGCTTGGGGACTCGCTCAAATGGTGGGCGGTGGCGTCTGTTGTGGCTGTGACGATCCTTTTCACCATAGGTTATCTCTTGAAGACCAGAAAGGCAGAAAGTCTGAAAAAGAACTTGTCGATTACGAAGATGGTTTCGAAGTTGGAAGGACGATGGAGGAGCAAGGCAAAGCCAAGTCCGACTACGAATGGTGCCGTTTGCTAA
- a CDS encoding hypothetical protein (EggNog:ENOG41~CAZy:AA2) gives MASIDKPLPQTQASKPGDFEAVRKSIIDLLRQPDYDDGSAGPVLVRLAWHSSGTYDVATDTGGSNGAGMRYEAEGGDPANAGLQNARLFLEPLKRLHPWITYSDLWTLAGVTAIRAMGGPEVDWLPGRTDFTDDSKIPPRGRLPDAAQGADHIRDIFYRMGFNDREIVALSGAHSLGRCHTENSGFEGKWVNNPTRFSNQYFRLLLSEKWTEKTVPESGVTQFSSVDPDTEEELMMLPTDMALTTDPEFSKYVRLYAEDKEMFFNDFKAAFAKLLELGIARDAEGNITNSDNEKGGYRSAPKKSDSVSTHAEFGQGAKTNGCPVMHARAKL, from the exons ATGGCCAGTATCGATAAGCCACTACCTCAAACCCAGGCCTCAAAACCTGGGGACTTCGAAGCTGTCAGAAAGTCTATCATTGATCTCCTCCGCCAGCCTGACTATGACGATGGAAGTGCAGGCCCTGTTCTTGTGCGCCTAGCCTG GCACTCTTCTGGCACATATGACGTAGCAACAGATACTGGAGGCTCAAATGGCGCTGGCATGCGCTACGAGGCCGAGGGTGGTGATCCCGCCAACGCCGGCCTTCAGAATGCTCGCCTCTTCCTAGAGCCCCTCAAGCGTCTTCACCCATGGATCACATACTCAGACCTATGGACGCTTGCCGGAGTAACGGCCATCCGAGCCATGGGCGGTCCCGAAGTTGATTGGCTTCCGGGGCGAACCGATTTTACCGATGACAGCAAGATTCCACCTCGCGGCCGTCTTCCTGACGCGGCTCAAGGAGCAGACCATATCCGAGACATCTTCTACCGAATGGGATTCAACGACCGGGAGATTGTCGCCCTCAGTGGCGCGCACAGTCTTGGACGATGCCATACGGAAAACTCGGGATTCGAGGGAAAATGGGTCAACAATCCGACACGATTCTCAAATCAATATTTCCGCCTCCTGCTGTCTGAGAAGTGGACCGAAAAGACAGTCCCTGAATCTGGTGTTACTCAGTTCTCTTCTGTTGACCCTGACACAGAAGAGGAGTTGATGATGCTCCCAACCGATATGGCTCTCACGACAGACCCTGAGTTCTCCAAGTACGTGCGTCTATATGCTGAAGACAAGGAGATGTTCTTCAACGACTTCAAAGCAGCATTCGCCAagctgctggagctgggaATAGCAAGAGATGCAGAAGGAAACATTACGAACAGCGATAACGAGAAGGGGGGATATAGAAGCGCGCCGAAGAAGAGCGATTCGGTCTCAACACATGCAGAGTTCGGACAAGGGGCCAAGACAAATGGGTGTCCTGTTATGCACGCCAGGGCAAAGCTCTGA
- a CDS encoding hypothetical protein (EggNog:ENOG41~CAZy:CE16), which yields MIPSGDSYSTVGFWPGGDLPSAGSPLGNPALPGQTTANGLNWVGQLTSVLNTSTILTYDFAVTGATVDKEIVSTYAQYCVDDQVAQYKEYVADKISSADTLVAVWIGINDLGEPFWKKSAAPIEKTMDRYFELLKTLPEAGLKKFALLTVPPFADQIPAMIGQSESDLKTLRADIIAYNKALTERAATFSNSSSGIEVTVFDTKPTFDSAVKNFKEYGAKDAACYGGNDCLWTDTYHAGVAIHKALAKNFAEGISKTFTF from the exons ATGATTCCTAGTGGCGACTCATACTCGACTGTTGGCTTCTGGCCTGGAGGCGACTTGCCAAGTGCTGGCAGCCCTCTCGGAAATCCCGCTCTACCAGGACAAACAACGGCAAATGGATTGAACTGGGTTGGCCAATTAACTAGCGTGCTGAACACTTCTACTATCCTGACTTACGACTTTGCTGTCACTGGCGCTACAGTTGACAAAGAAATCGTCTCGACATATGCACAGTACTGCGTTGATGACCAGGTGGCCCAGTACAAAGAATACGTCGCAGACAAAATCAGTTCCGCAGACACTCTTGTCGCCGTATGGATCGGTATCAATGATCTCGGTGAACCTTTCTGGAAGAAATCGGCAGCGCCAATTGAGAAGACCATGGATCGGTATTTCGAGCTATTGAAGACGCTGCCTGAGGCTGGATTGAAGAAGTTCGCCCTCCTCACTGTTCCTC CTTTCGCAGACCAAATCCCCGCCATGATTGGACAGTCTGAATCAGACCTCAAGACGCTTCGTGCAGACATCATTGCCTATAACAAAGCTCTGACCGAGCGGGCTGCTACCTTTTCAAACTCTAGCTCAGGTATCGAGGTGACCGTGTTTGACACGAAACCTACTTTTGACTCCGCAGTCAAGAACTTCAAAGAGTATGGGGCCAAGGACGCGGCATGCTATGGTGGAAATGACTGCCTCTGGACCGATACCTACCATGCTGGTGTCGCTATTCACAAAGCCCTTGCCAAGAATTTCGCAGAGGGTATTAGTAAAACTTTTACGTTCTGA
- a CDS encoding hypothetical protein (EggNog:ENOG41), with the protein MADPLSTADPVALEVDEADIDTTSDTDSLGSIEGSSTSSITSSILKYRQENGRTYHAYKDGQYVIPNDEQEQDRLDLQHHLFLLTFDGKLYLSPAGREGRQLHNVLDVGTGTGLWAMDFADEHPSASVIGIDLSPIQSPFVPPNLSFQVDDIEEPWTFHVKFDFIYSRMMTASIADWPGFFAKAYDYLNPGGWIELADIHPITSDDGTLAKDSATHEWVTKLLDGTKMIGRPFDGADKYKEQLEAQGFQNVQQVVFKWPQNTWPRDKRHKELGSWNLENISSGLEGLSSAVYTRVLGWSKEELDVLLAKVRRELKDKTIHSYWPIYVVYGQKPEK; encoded by the exons ATGGCTGATCCTCTCTCGACTGCCGATCCCGTGGCGCTAGAAGTTGACGAGGCCGACATTGATACTACTAGCGACACTGACTCTCTTGGTTCAATTGAAGGGAGCTCCACTTCGTCAATTACCTCAAGCATTCTAAAGTATCGCCAAGAGAACGGGCGCACCTATCACGCGTACAAGGACGGCCAGTATGTGATCCCCAATGACGAGCAGGAGCAGGATAGGCTCGATTTGCAGCatcatctttttcttctcacTTTTGATGGCAAGCTCTATCTATCGCCCGCCGGCCGCGAAGGTCGTCAACTACACAATGTTCTCGATGTTGGGACAGGCACTGGACTCTGGGCCATGGACTTCGCCGATGAGCATCCTAGCGCTTCAGTCATCGGAATTGACCTCAGCCCCATCCAAAGTCCTTTCGTCCCTCCGAACTTGAGCTTCCAGGTGGACGATATTGAAGAGCCGTGGACATTTCATGTCAAGTTCGACTTCATCTACAGTCGCATGATGACTGCATCTATCGCTGACTGGCCCGGCTTCTTCGCCAAGGCCTATGACTATCTCAATCCCGGCGGCTGGATCGAATTGGCAGACATTCACCCTATTACTAGCGACGATGGAACTCTCGCAAAAGACTCGGCTACTCATGAATGGGTCACCAAATTGTTGGACGGTACAAAGATGATTGGAAGACCATTCGACGGGGCAGATAAATACAAGGAACAGCTCGAGGCCCAGGGCTTTCAAAACGTCCAGCAGGTCGTGTTCAAATGGCCTCAGAATACCTGGccgagagacaagagacacaAGGAGCTTG GTTCTTGGAATCTCGAAAACATCAGCTCTGGCCTTGAAGGTCTCAGCTCTGCTGTCTACACCCGTGTGCTCGGCTGGAGCAAAGAGGAGCTGGATGTGTTACTCGCCAAGGTTCGCCGCGAACTGAAAGACAAAACTATTCATTCCTACTGGCCTAT ATATGTTGTATATGGGCAGAAGCCGGAGAAATAA
- a CDS encoding hypothetical protein (EggNog:ENOG41~CAZy:GH5): MQFKTLTFLFAAQTAIASQVKWAGKMANMSSVNLFGLANDVNILGSAYNTFLDLSCKPSYHSYPYINTVEDYKSWHDKGFNLFRIAMAWQHVQTSLGGSLNETNMEAVDKLVKAITDDGGQAIMDIHNYARWYCAVIDQPELSFLNPNITVTSDHFADLWTRLAERYKSNPKVIFQLMNEPHDLDITKWGATNQAAILAIRNVTDKQKILVSGTQFARLVDWEAFSQPGIGPGLIQDPANNTLYDFHQYFDDIAGAYGLCEPWSGFVKKFEAVTRILRRNGFQGMVTEFGGGPFPQCVDTIQSMLAFLDRNSDVWYGWTAWGSFNKGSDLYLSLDKNSTYNLITRTLEKFVPK; the protein is encoded by the exons ATGCAGTTCAAGACTTTGACATTCCTTTTCGCGGCTCAAACTGCTATTGCCAGCCAAGTAAAATGGGCAGG AAAGATGGCTAACATGAGTAGTGTTAACTTATTTGGTCTCGCCAACGATGTCAACATCCTCGGGTCAGCTTACAACACTTTCCTCGACCTGTCCTGCAAACCAAGTTATCACAGCTATCCATACATCAACACCGTTGAAGACTACAAGTCATGGCACGATAAAGGCTTCAACCTTTTTCGAATTGCTATGGCTTGGCAGCATGTCCAGACCTCGCTCGGCGGCAGCCTGAATGAGACCAACATGGAGGCAGTCGACAAGTTAGTCAAGGCTATTACTGATGATGGTGGACAGGCCATCATGGATATT CACAACTATGCACGGTGGTACTGCGCCGTGATTGACCAACCTGAATTGTCATTCCTCAATCCCAATATAACCGTCACCAGTGATCACTTTGCCGATCTCTGGACAAGACTCGCCGAGAGATACAAATCAAACCCCAAAGTCATATTCCAACTCATGAACGAGC CTCATGATCTTGACATCACCAAATGGGGCGCGACAAACCAGGCTGCAATTCTCGCTATCCGAAACGTCACCGACAAGCAGAAAATTCTTGTCTCAGGAACACAATTCGCTCGCCTTGTTGACTGGGAAGCTTTTTCTCAACCAGGTATCGGTCCCGGTCTCATTCAAGACCCCGCCAACAACACTCTATACGACTTCCATCAGTACTTTGACGATATCGCCGGCGCATATGGTCTCTGCGAGCCTTGGAGTGGCTTTGTCAAGAAATTTGAGGCAGTGACTCGCATCTTGCGCCGTAATGGCTTTCAAGGAATGGTTACAGAGTTTGGAGGTGGACCTTTCCCTCAATGTGTTGACACGATTCAGTCTATGCTGGCGTTTCTCGATCGCAACAGTGATGTCTGGTATGGATGGACTGCTTGGGGTAGTTTCAATAAGGGCTCGGACTTGTACCTGAGTTTGGACAAGAACTCGACTTACAATCTTATCACGAGGACACTAGAGAAGTTCGTTCCGAAGTAG
- a CDS encoding hypothetical protein (EggNog:ENOG41): MARILQIFRKNYTIRNIPVSAVHPAFTASIIHLLHIKSTGNHGRSEAMRCLYICVKSLYEMNVNWNWANRSIRAILSLAREWEIDIWAHGLAQEINEESRRQFERYEMDDLVVFHEGTESSFEHVYSLDEIFESWTLMQFLDIEYPASDMSEA, encoded by the exons ATGGCTAGGATCCTACAGATATTCAGGAAGAACTACACAATC CGAAATATACCTGTCTCAGCAGTCCACCCAGCCTTCACTGCATCAatcatccatcttcttcacattAAATCAACAGGAAACCACGGTAGAAGCGAGGCCATGAGGTGTCTCTATATCTGTGTCAAATCTCTCTATGAGATGAACGTGAACTGGAACTGGGCCAACCGATCTATCCGAGCAATCTTGTCGCTAGCTCGAGAATGGGAGATCGACATTTGGGCACATGGTCTCGCACAAGAGATCAATGAAGAGAGCCGACGACAATTTGAACGGTATGAAATGGACGACTTGGTGGTTTTCCATGAGGGCACAGAGAGTAGTTTTGAGCATGTTTATTCGCTGGACGAAATCTTTGAGTCTTGGAC cttaatgCAGTTCTTGGATATTGAGTATCCTGCTTCCGATATGAGCGAGGCCTGA
- a CDS encoding hypothetical protein (EggNog:ENOG41), producing the protein MSKSLKVAAIQAEPVWNDLQGGVNKSIGLIQEAAKEGANVIGFPEVFIPGYPWSIWAKSPTENAPWINEYFKNSMEKESPEMDQIRAAVREAGVFVVLGYSERYRGTLYIAQSFIDETGTIVLHRRKIKPTHVERAIYGDGQGESLTNVADTKFGRVAGLNCWEHTQTLLRYYEYSQDVDIHVSSWPSIFPQNVPEWPYHITPECCKAFSHVVSMEGACFVLLASQIMTEENHKKANVDGYDYTKESGGGFSMIFSPFGEELVKPLAPNEEGILYADINLEEKYKAKQNLDIVGHYSRPDQLSLRVNKHAAKPVFFANDL; encoded by the exons ATGTCCAAGTCCCTCAAGGTCGCCGCCATCCAAGCCGAGCCCGTCTGGAACGATCTCCAGGGTGGCGTTAACAAGTCCATCGGTCTCATCCAAGAGGCAGCAAAGGAGGGTGCCAACGTCATTGGCTTCCCTGAAGTCTTCATCCCTGGATATCCATG GAGCATCTGGGCCAAGTCGCCTACCGAGAACGCACCATGGATTAATGAGTACTTCAAGAACTCAATGGAGAAAGAGTCACCTGAGATGGACCAGATCCGAGCTGCTGTTCGAGAGGCAGGCGTCTTTGTAGTCCTTGGATACAGCGAGAGATACAGGGGAACCCTTTACATCGCACAG TCTTTCATTGACGAGACCGGCACTATTGTTCTTCACCGTCGCAAGATCAAGCCTACCCACGTTGAGCGTGCTATCTACGGTGATGGACAGGGCGAATCTCTGACCAATGTCGCCGACACCAAGTTCGGAAGGGTTGCTGGTCTTAACTGCTGGGAGCACACTCAGACACTTCTCCGCTACTATGAATACTCTCAGGATGTCGACATCCACGTCTCCAGCTGGCCATCTATCTTCCCCCAGAACGTCCCCGAGTGGCCATACCACATCACTCCCGAATGCTGCAAGGCCTTCTCTCACGTTGTCTCCATGGAAGGAGCCTGCTTCGTTCTCCTGGCAAGTCAGATCATGACTGAGGAGAACCATAAGAAGGCGAATGTCGATGGCTATGATTACACCAAGGAATCTGGCGGTGGCTTCAGTATGATCTTCTCGCCTTTCGGAGAGGAACTTGTCAAGCCTCTTGCTCCTAATGAGGAGGGTATTCTTTACGCTGATATCAACCTTGAGGAGAAGTACAAGGCGAAGCAGAACTTGGACATCGTCGGCCATTACTCGCGACCCGACCAGCTGAGCCTTCGCGTCAACAAGCATGCTGCTAAGCCTGTCTTCTTCGCCAACGACCTGTGA